One window of the Triticum dicoccoides isolate Atlit2015 ecotype Zavitan chromosome 3B, WEW_v2.0, whole genome shotgun sequence genome contains the following:
- the LOC119274284 gene encoding U-box domain-containing protein 4-like gives MESPEPVSPSSSSSSSGDREQQQRHGAAERPSETAALRALVERVRGGEVEAAREVRRLTRASARHRRKLAGAVEPLVAMLRSGGGAGEAALLALLNLAVRDERNKIKILDAGALEPLLGYLQSSDLNLQEYAAAAILTLSASSTNKPIISVSGAIPLLVKVLEEGNPQAKNDAVMALYNLSTIADNLQTILSVQPIPPLLELLRAGKRSSKTADKCCALLESLLAFDQGRVALTSEEGGVLTIVEVLEEGSLQGREHAVGALLTMCESDRSKYRDLILNEGAIPGLLELTAHGTPKSRVKAHALLDLLRNSPYSRSKLQPNTLENIVSNIASQIDGEDRGGKAKKMLAEMVKVSMEQSLRHLQRRASFA, from the exons ATGGAGTCGCCGGAGCCGGtgagcccgtcgtcgtcgtcgtcgtcgtcgggggaccgggagcagcagcagcgccacGGGGCGGCGGAGCGGCCGTCGGAGACGGCGGCGCTGCGGGCGCTGGTGGAGCGGGTGCGCGGCGGGGAGGTGGAGGCGGCGCGCGAGGTGCGGCGCCTCACGCGGGCCTCCGCCCGGCACCGCCGCAAGCTGGCGGGCGCCGTGGAGCCGCTCGTCGCCATGCTCCGgtccggcggcggcgccggcgaggccgCGCTGCTGGCGCTGCTCAACCTCGCCGTCAGGGACGAGAG GAATAAGATCAAGATACTGGATGCCGGTGCCCTTGAGCCGCTGCTTGGTTACTTGCAGTCAAGCGATCTGAACTTACAGGAGTATGCGGCTGCTGCAATCCTCACTCTCTCAGCCTCATCCACAAATAAGCCCATCATAAGCGTATCCGGGGCAATCCCTCTCCTTGTAAAGGTTCTGGAAGAAGGGAATCCGCAGGCCAAGAATGATGCTGTCATGGCCCTCTACAACCTCTCCACCATTGCAGATAACCTCCAAACCATCCTCTCTGTCCAGCCCATCCCCCCTTTGTTAGAGTTGCTGAGAGCTGGCAAGAGGTCCTCCAAGACAGCAGACAAGTGCTGCGCCCTTCTGGAATCGCTGCTCGCCTTTGATCAAGGCCGAGTGGCCCTGACTTCCGAGGAAGGCGGGGTGCTCACCATCGTGGAGGTGCTCGAGGAAGGCTCCCTCCAAGGCCGAGAGCATGCTGTTGGAGCGCTCCTCACGATGTGCGAGAGTGACCGCAGTAAATACAGAGATCTCATTCTGAACGAAGGCGCGATCCCCGGTCTTCTGGAGCTCACCGCTCATGGCACTCCCAAGTCCAGAGTGAAGGCGCACGCTCTGCTCGACCTGCTGCGCAACTCGCCCTACTCGAGGTCGAAGCTGCAGCCCAACACCCTGGAGAACATCGTCAGCAACATTGCTTCTCAGATCGATGGGGAGGACCGTGGTGGGAAGGCCAAGAAGATGCTCGCCGAGATGGTGAAGGTCAGCATGGAGCAGAGCTTGAGGCACCTGCAGCGCCGGGCTTCCTTCGCTTGA